tttcaatCACATTGAATGTGAACTCATATATAATATCCGTTTTATGACATTGCAAATCTTCAATAAGATATTGTCTAGACAGAGAAGGATGATGAATACCTGATAGAGAAGTCTCGCACCTGAAATTCAAACGTGACATTTGTCTTGTTCTTTGAAGAAAGTAAGGCACAAACCTCTCTCTGATGGattaataatattcttttatattgcCCAGTGGAATAATTTTACTTGGTAGCAATTAAGAACCTGGTTAGTTCTCTATAAATACCACACCATATTTCACACTTCGCTACCAACTACCAAAGAAACTACAAAATATATAGCAGTAGCTTGCGAATTGTGATAAAATGGCTCTGACACTTGAACGTGCTTTATTTTATCTACAAACCCTAGTAGTTATACTCTCAATATTCCTAGTCAACCCTTCCTTTTGTTTCAACCCCAAAAAGCTCTTTAACACTTCTTATTATGCTCCATCTGCTTCAGATTGGTCACCTTCACTGGCCACATGGTATGGACCTGCTAATGGAGATGGAAGTGAAGGTAAAAGGAATGCATAGTTATTAGGATATATTATAAGATGTGTTGTATCAAATATTGCTGCAATTAtgatttaaatagtttattttagtgattattatatattttgtccTTAAATATACATGCAGGTGGAGCTTGTGGTTATGGCAACGCTGTTGGGCAACCTCCATTCTCTTCGTTAATATCTGCAGGAAGCCCTCTCATTTATGACTCCGGCAAAGGGTGTGGTTCTTGTTACGAGGTGAGAACGTTTAATCAGCATGTAAATTTAAACGTCTGTCACAAAACGTATAACAATTCTAACGCTATTTTCATTACTATTCCGGACCAATGAAATGATGTGTATAATGAGGCAACTTACAGTTATCAGTTTAAGTCAACTACACCAACTAcattacaaaatgaaaaaaaatattatcaaattattaatccCAATATTACtgaattcaaatatattaaaaatgattttgtattAATCCAAGtattatcaaatttataatccaaatatattatcaaatttattaatcCCAATATTACTGAATTCAGTTACGTCcatttatacatataatatattgtGTTATGTTGAAGTCAAggttaaatacatttttttcttccaattCGTTAAcgtgtttttaaaaataaaaaaaatggagaagttaaaattctaaaacaaattatatattaaatgcaTATATGAACTCTAACAAtgttgttttaatataattaatgttgaaaaatatattagagcTTAATTTCCATTTTTGAAAAAGCAATAGTAAAGGAGATTCATATTGACAAGATCAATGCCtccatgaaagaaaattatgtttAGTACTTAGGTTTATTGTTCTATTTCTAGGTGAAATGCACAGGGAATTCTGCATGCTCGGGCAACCCGGTGAAAGTAGTGATCACTGATGAGTGTGCTGGGTGTGGCTCAGATGCTCAATATCATTTTGATTTGAGTGGCAGTGCTTTTGGAGCAATGGCGGTTTCAGGTCAAGATCAGAATCTACGCAATGCAGGAAAAATAAACATTCAACATAGAAGGTAGTATCCAAATTCTTAATATCCTTATACTTTTTCTGTAAATATTTCAACATTCTTGACTTTCAGTTATATTCTTTTGACATATATATGTGGTTTGTGTTTTTGTCATTaccatattttcttttcaacctTTAGGTTACAATATTGCAACTAACACATTATTTGCAGAATCGAATGCAACTATCCTGGTAAATCAATAGCTTTTCGCGTGGACTCTGGGTCAAACCAAGAGTATTTTGCTACCTTGGTTGAATATGAGGATGGGGATGGTGACCTTGCCAAGGTTGAACTCAAAGAAGCACATGATGATTCAAATTCATGGGATTCAATGCAACAATCGTGGGGTGCGGTTTGGAAACTTGACAAAGGCTCACCATTGAAGGCACCATTCTCTATTAGGCTCACCACTCTTGAGTCTGGCAAGACCATTGTGGCCAATAATGTGATTCCTGCTCAGTGGACTCCTGGTCAGACTTATAGATCAATTGTGAATTTTGAAACTTAAAAAGTTTTATCAAGATATAATCTAATCAAATGCCATCCTATTATTAGTGGACTTTTGATTGTGTTCTGTAATATCCCTTATCAATGAAATTGTGCTAGTTATTAGccattttaattattgttatggGTTCATGTCTTATTTTATCTATATGCTGAAATGAATCCTGTATTAAATTCACTGGTGAATAAACAGacacattaattaaataaattaaaaaaaaaagactttatGTTTGAAAACAACGTTGTATGACACGTGATAGCAATTTGTGTCCGTGAACTAAGTGGCTTAAAACTCAAATTATAACAATATCACTTtggatataaaataaattatgtcaAGAGGGGAATACTTTATTATATAAGCTAACAATACCAAATCATGTCATTCGTTTCTGAGAAAACTTATCTCATAATTAAAAAAggacttgttttttttatgtaattaaagTATTTGTTTTTCGTTTTCTTATTTTCGACTGAAATATTTCCGCAGAATTGCTTACGTGAGAAATTGATTAGAAAAGTCAAACCACCATTTCCTTTATGATGTTCAAGGGACGTTGACACAAGAACAAGTAATAGGAggaaagattaaattttatcaagtCTTTGTAATGtttgattataaattattttagaagaCCTTACATCCAATATGTGACTTGACTTgggctattttttttttctgaagaaGCTAGAATAGACTCTTTTAgtttatttgaaagaaaaaaaaaagacaaatacaCTAACTCGTATCGTATCTAACAATATAAGCAAGATCACAGTAAAGAAGAGACACTCATATCAAACTCGTCTCTTCTGTGTAGGactatatttttttcaacattaatagattttcaattaaaaaactaattattttttaagaaatataaattattttaaaattaatttttaaaattaaaaaactagatgaaaatcAAGCCGTCATGCATTCCAAGCCTTAATATTTATGATCGAGCAGGAATTAGATTAATTTACACTCTTCAAGTGAAAAAGACATTGGAGGCATGACCCCTTGGAGGATGCTTTTATCCTTCTCTATatgttaatgatatttttatttattgtcgAGGAAATACTAGCACACTTCAACACCTAAAAGACTTTTTGTATGCATATGATACTTTTTCTAAGCAATGGGTCGTCCTtctaaaaatcaattttacacTTTGTCGTcttcttttgttgttgtaaGACCAATTAAGAGATTACTTTCTTATATGCTCAAAGATTCATTCCCTCTAATTATTTGGGTCTACCAATATTTGTCGGGTGCTTAAGGCTAGGTATTTTTAGTCTTTGGTTGATAAGGTTTGGGTTAAGCTTTCTTCTTGAAAAGGAAGACTACTTAGTGAGATGGGGATATTCAATAAGTAAACTCAATAATTATTGGTTTGTTATAGTATAGTTTTCATGTTTATAAATAACCTCTAAATATCCTTTTTGAGGTGGAACAATGGATTTAGAATTGTGTAACTGGTGATACACAAAAATGAGATTGCTCACGATTAAATGATCTATTGTCTCTAAGTTTAAAATGAATGGTAGTTTCCAGGTTTCTATTATTCATTTGAAGaataaaacttatttacatTTAGCTTGAGAATTTGGTTATAGTAAGAGGACTTAGGTGGAATTTATAAgactttgtttttttaaatctaagtatattaaatatttttcctaTAATTCATCCTCCATTTGTAGGGATGCatataatattgttttgaaaaactatctAAAACTAAAGTGTGGTGGCACTATTGTAATTAAAGTGAACTATATAACAATAGCTCCTCTTTTAATCatcattatattttgaaaataaaaatatcatttagtATCAGGAGCTTTGGTCATCTTGGTCTTCAAGAGCTAAGTTTTGTGGTTCattatatcttattttcttcatgTCTAAGTTGTCATcatatgttttttcttattgtCTTGAATTTTTACTAATTACTTTTGTGATTATTATGGTTCTATTTTGTTGCTTTATCACGAACCATTCAACGTTTGGTTTAGGCTCTCATATCTTatgttgttttatgtgtttataaattttattaagtcaATATGTGTGGTTCAATCCTCACATGTGTTggttcttttaaattttgtaaatccACCCATGTTGTATAGATTTTTGTCTAGTCCTTTTTGTGTCATTTTCTCTTAACTGAgcttttgcaaaaaaaaaaaattatttaagtgtGTTTTCAAAACTACATCATATACATCCATTTGAGTATTTATACTTTACATTTTTCAGTtcataattgttattatttcatTAACAAGTTCATAGATCTAGGTTTTCATTATGTCTTATTGCGTTTCAAGTTCTACTTTTGCTTCTAGTAGGTTTCTTTCCATTTTGTGCTTCTTGTTTATTTTGAGCTTTCAAAAGgaatatataaactattttggTGTGAGTAATGGTCTCGGTTTGcttatgaaaaatattgaaaaaacaaTTTGCAAAAGATCAAAAGAAAAGATAGAATAGAAGTGATCAAAAGACCAAAAGAAAAGTGATGAAAAACATGTGCATATGATCATTACCGCTAGCCTTTTTGGTGTGTTACATTTTGCTTGCCTTTGAATCTATTTTTGGGGCTGCAAACTATTTTTACAGCAGCTTGAGTGTCTCGATCTTGAGCAAAGAGTGTCCTAGTATATTTTAAGTCTTGGGTTTATTATAGAAGAAGCACCTCACTTCATATTAtagttgttttttgttttgtttttatctatccTTGTGCCTTTTTATTGGTGCCTCTATTTTGTGCACTTATCCTTTATTAATATATAGCCTTATTTTCTTGCTTGTATTGTAAATCATTCTTAGTTTTGTCAATAAACTCCCTTTGAGTGAGTTTTTGTTCATTTAGActttttcttgatttcttctttggTCTTTCTTTTCGGTTTTTTGATTATTTATGTGGAAGTTCTCTTTCAAGGTAAACCAATCCTTTGATGTAGTATCTTAGGAAGTGAAGATCTAGATGGAACTTGAAATCTTGGAAGGAGAAGacaagagaatgagagaaagacTCGGAGAGGAGTACCACCACTTTGTTTAAATTCACATATTTCTTTCTGAGTTGTATTTTGattcattgttttattttgtaaacttgACCTAATTAGGTGTCTTAGGGGACTTTTGTTGTTCAATCTCATATCCTAATTAGAACCTTATTTCTTATAGTGCATCGTTTTTAGTTTGTGAGAGTTTTAAAGGTTCTAAATGCATTCTAACCTTATTAGGTCGCATAGTCTacttataattttacaaaaaataaaatagtctaCACCTAGTTGGATTTGTAATAGAGTTAATTGGTTATTTAATAAGTCTAAACTAACGAAACTCCAAATACTGTGAGCTTTCAAATGGATAGTCATAAAAAACTCTCAATAATTATAATGaagtttttcatctagtttgcGATGTaactatataatttataattgactAACATAActcttgttttatatttttttaatggctATGAGAACTCACTTATTCCTCACTCACAATATATATCTTTTCTGCATATCCACATTCTCTTTTAGGCTCACAATAGCAATTGTTGGATCTAGCAAATTCTGatactaatttaatattaacGAGACATTATATTGTCAAAACAAAATTCACACTCACAAAAATAAGATAACTTCTTAACTCATCATTTGTTATTacataacataatatttttaaattccttTATATACCTTTATATAGACtttataaattacattaaataattaaagtaaataaaataaaatatgaatactTCTTAAATCGAAATAAAATCCATAATAAGGGAGAAATATAAGCTCACGTAGTAAAACTTgattaatttctatcaatttttaATTCGGTATgcaagaatttcaaaataacttgCATAAAAGgatattgtttttataaaatttaacaatctaattaaaagttaaggtaatttagagactTGCGTCTATGAAAGTCCGTGGGTGTTGCTTCCTCTACCATCCTATGTACTCTCTAAACctctccactatttttttttattccgaAAATATTCTACACCTACATCTCCTCAGTGTCTTATTGCAACGACTCTCATTCACCTCTCCCAGTATCTTTTTATGCTTGTGTCTAGGGATGACAATTTTACCCGCGGATACGGGTATTCACAGGTAAAATCCGCGCGCGGGTAGTAACTATCCacggatatttactacccgtGGGTAAcgggtagcggatattttaataaccgcttctaaacgggtcaggtacgggtagtatactactTGCCCTGCAGGTATCCACTACCcgcgaaaaattaaaaaaaaataatttatatattttttaattaaattaattaaaaataaaataaaattatattttattaggttaaatttaattaaaattaaattttaatttatatttaatttatattatattatatatatatatatatatatatttgtaattttatttaaattttattttaaatatgtattaaatatatttttttttgcaggTATCCGCGGGTACCTGcggattttaaaatatctgtGGGTATTTTTTAAACGGATACTTGATGAGTAGCGAATCGGGTAGCAAATACAATTTTATCTGACAGATCGGGTTGTAAGTAGAGACTAcccgtgcccgacccgacccgacctTGCCATCCCTACTTGTGTCTGTTTATGAAGGGTACCTTTTTGTGCTTGTGTCTGTTACGCCCTCTCCATGGTGCGCGGAAGGGAGGGTGGTGGAGGAGTTTGAGATCGAACAGTCTGTGCCACCTTATCTCTTCGCACTCGCTGTCGGGGCCTTGGAAATAGGGAGGTGGGGCCCAGGACGACGGTGTATGCGGAGGATGTGGCCTCTATGTTGGACTTGGCGGCGGTTGAGTTTGCCAATACGGAGGATTTGGTGAGGGAAGGGAGAGTCTGTTCGGAGCGTACGAGTGGGAGAGGTTTGATTTGTTGGTTTTGCCACCTAGTTTTCCCTATGGGGGGATGGAGAATCCAAGGATGGTGTTCTTGACGCCCACTGTAAGGGCAATGAGTATGGGCGGAGGTTGTGACTCATGAGCTTGCTCATAGTTGGACTGGGAATTTTATTACCAACAAGAACAATGAACATTTCTGGTTGAACCGGGAATCTTCTCCTGTAAAGTACTCCCTCGGCGATTTGCATTGAGGAGAAATTAACGGATATTCACCTCTGTTTAAACAAAAGACAAAAACGGAATGGGAAGGTGCAGAGcggtgtgtggtggtggagggagtaactcccAACCCCCGTACGTATGTGTAAGATAAGGCCCATCCCCTGTTCtcgtttatttttttcttaattaccCGCAAAACTAATATGGGTTAGAATAAACGCAGTAACACTTCAAACAAAACGAATACCAAAATATAATACAGCGTTCATATTTACTTTAAAGAAGTAAAAGTGTATGGTACAGTGTCTCATTCGATCCGTTAGTTAGCGAAGTAATAAGTCAATGTCCATGATAAACATGATGTATTAATCTATCAGTATATTTAAGGCCGtgtaacttttaaattaatacgTAAGTAAACAGGTGAATTGTACGGGTGAATATTGAATTGTAATTGAATCAACGCGaatattaacataaatttaagCTCCacgatataaatataaatataaatatatatatatatatatatatatatatatatatattattggattatataaatataaatatatatatatatatatatatattattgcgCTAACATCAATTTAAATTGCTCATATATCCTAATTAATTATCTAATCTCCCTGCACCTCTAGAGAATTGACATAAGGAGGATCAAAGACACTAAATGCTCTGAAAGCTGAAATAACGGATAAAACAAAGAAGCAGCAAAATGTGATAGCATGTAAAATCAAAGCCAACTTCACTTTGCCGCAAAACCTGCCATAGGAACTGCAGGCTTCGCTCCAAGAATCTTCCCTTGCACCATTGTAAGCCAGGTAATATATCTCAGTTACTGCAGCAACTGATGTGATCGTTAAATATGCCATAATCTGTGAGAAGCATCAATTGTAGATACCTTAATAGATAAGCCAAAAGATTCTAAAAGCCATATgcaattttcttcaaattttctaATACATAAGAATTATGAAGTAGAAgataaattaagaattaaactGAAACTGAGAAATAGGCTCTGAGGTTGGGGTCCCTTAATCCAATGCTTGTTTCCTTAATTCCCTTTTGAATGGAATTAAGAGCATAAAACAAAAGTATCAAACCTGATCAGAGACAAAGAAAATCCAAGCTTTGGATGCATAGTATCTGACCCATGAGCAAGCAGCAGCAACTAGAGCATAACATGCACAGAGGG
This sequence is a window from Vigna angularis cultivar LongXiaoDou No.4 chromosome 2, ASM1680809v1, whole genome shotgun sequence. Protein-coding genes within it:
- the LOC108328756 gene encoding putative expansin-B2, encoding MALTLERALFYLQTLVVILSIFLVNPSFCFNPKKLFNTSYYAPSASDWSPSLATWYGPANGDGSEGGACGYGNAVGQPPFSSLISAGSPLIYDSGKGCGSCYEVKCTGNSACSGNPVKVVITDECAGCGSDAQYHFDLSGSAFGAMAVSGQDQNLRNAGKINIQHRRIECNYPGKSIAFRVDSGSNQEYFATLVEYEDGDGDLAKVELKEAHDDSNSWDSMQQSWGAVWKLDKGSPLKAPFSIRLTTLESGKTIVANNVIPAQWTPGQTYRSIVNFET
- the LOC108328548 gene encoding CASP-like protein 2D1 — translated: MLKLFDSSLRLCAVPLSVATIWVTVTNQQDNSSYGMLKYYKFSALKYMVLVSTLCACYALVAAACSWVRYYASKAWIFFVSDQIMAYLTITSVAAVTEIYYLAYNGAREDSWSEACSSYGRFCGKVKLALILHAITFCCFFVLSVISAFRAFSVFDPPYVNSLEVQGD